The Parabacteroides sp. FAFU027 genome includes the window TACCGTTTTGTCCCAATTACCACCCACTATCCGAACAATATACACCCCTGAGTTCAATCCTTCTCCAAAAGAATTTTGTCCTGATTGAAAGTTCGAACTTTCTACCACTTTACCAAGAAGATCAATTATTTCAATCCGCTTGATTTCTTCTTGATTACCGGCATTCAGCGTAAAAGTGGATTGAAATGGATTGGGATACACACTCATTTTTTTGTCTAGAACTTGAGGTATTTCAGTTGCCTGAGTTTCTTGAACTCCCTGCATAATGGCATTACGAAGTGCAGGATCTAACAATTTACCCGTACTTCGGTTAAACAATCCCATATTTATATCCCAACAGTAAGGTATAATACCTTTGCTAATCATTGATTTGGTAACATATTTATAGAAATAATAATAAGAAGCCTCGTGAAGTGCCTGATCAGATTTGGGATCTGTCAACTTTCTTTTGATTGCAGCATATTCGCCAATAATAACAGGTATTCCATTGTCAACGAATTTGGTTTTCATTTTATTCAGGTATTTTTCGACATCGGTCTCTTCCCCAAAATTTGCATTGCGAATAGGATCATCGGTCTTCGAATGATAATCCTTTCCCCAATAATAAAACATTTTACCCCAAGTTGCATCGCTGGTTAGAATACAAAATTGAGGTGGAGTATAATAATGCACTTCAACCATTAACCGATTAGGTGTTGGGTCAACTGGCAGTTTGTTCATCAGACTATATGACAGGTCAATATTTGTTTGTGGACCTTGAACAATCAGCGTACGCGTGGTATTATTCGCGCCCGTGCTTCTGACTGCATTAACGAAGGTTTGATGATACGATAGCAAAACCGCCATTCCTGTGGCATCTTTCGCATCGGGCTCGTTGGCGCTGGCAAACAACAAAT containing:
- a CDS encoding cellulase family glycosylhydrolase, with the translated sequence MKYKIAFLPRSHSWGFLYTLILCGLLWSGSIKADLPTAPQLASKMKVGWNLGNTLECPSGETGWGGAYTTQKLIDSVKMAGFNTVRLPVAWFTHSDTVKNVIQDAWLSRVREIVNYCIKDSMYVVLNIHWDSGWLENHINVTDSARVNARQKAYWTQIANYFKYYGDHLLFASANEPDAKDATGMAVLLSYHQTFVNAVRSTGANNTTRTLIVQGPQTNIDLSYSLMNKLPVDPTPNRLMVEVHYYTPPQFCILTSDATWGKMFYYWGKDYHSKTDDPIRNANFGEETDVEKYLNKMKTKFVDNGIPVIIGEYAAIKRKLTDPKSDQALHEASYYYFYKYVTKSMISKGIIPYCWDINMGLFNRSTGKLLDPALRNAIMQGVQETQATEIPQVLDKKMSVYPNPFQSTFTLNAGNQEEIKRIEIIDLLGKVVESSNFQSGQNSFGEGLNSGVYIVRIVGGNWDKTVKVIKR